One Sphingopyxis macrogoltabida genomic region harbors:
- a CDS encoding diguanylate cyclase, translating into MSWLVDKIAIALAGLITLLTACFPAMAAAPTTNIGSSCWAATSLSEDPVAAYKATRQWHCGKHEYSIEAERVLLRFDITQHDAPPRYLFSRRAALEAVHILSVETGGAVHRTTIHADALLNSRYGGFFKAGLPKLSQQTRQIIVAFDRPTHRMTLEQAYLTSKDDSQSPGQTRFLILLAGLVGMLLMPLIFNAAFYRILREPFVLWHSALAVSLVLTILISSGLSPILLGLPVMTLSWMATMTFGLSVAAGAMFTYSFVEPGCLHAKLRHSLPYCAGAAIFLSLFHAAFPFVARPVQSTIYTAGFAPILAIFIWSMIDALRRGSRAAKYQMVGWAPMVAVGLTRLVTGLLPSLESEDAMLLFYCGCVFEVMSTAMGVADRFMTLKKQRDRARTEAELLERLSERDSLTGLLNRRALEERYAEHRGEGFDTLAVLDLDHFKQINDTHGHAVGDAVLKAVATALQPTADVLAYRLGGEEFVLLLRSDNGFDLAERRRQAIPAMVAKAVSGLSGPVTASMGVSALASATSSEPGFRSQFERADKMLYQAKAAGRNRVEFEGLGKRKPSSGHPENRSGECTTRLQAKAMRNR; encoded by the coding sequence ATGTCATGGCTCGTCGACAAGATTGCGATTGCGTTAGCGGGCTTGATCACTCTGTTGACCGCTTGCTTTCCCGCAATGGCCGCCGCGCCGACGACGAACATCGGAAGTTCCTGCTGGGCAGCCACATCGCTGTCGGAAGACCCGGTGGCTGCGTACAAGGCAACCCGGCAATGGCATTGCGGAAAACATGAATATTCTATCGAGGCCGAGCGGGTGTTGCTCCGCTTCGATATCACTCAACATGACGCTCCTCCACGCTACCTTTTCTCGAGAAGGGCAGCTCTGGAAGCGGTCCACATCTTGTCGGTGGAGACCGGCGGCGCGGTCCACCGGACAACGATCCATGCAGACGCGCTTCTCAACTCACGCTACGGCGGATTCTTTAAAGCGGGCTTGCCGAAATTATCGCAGCAAACGCGACAAATCATCGTGGCCTTCGATCGACCAACCCATCGCATGACACTCGAGCAAGCCTATCTGACCTCGAAAGATGATAGCCAAAGCCCCGGCCAGACGCGCTTCCTGATCTTGTTGGCCGGCCTGGTCGGGATGTTGCTTATGCCGCTCATCTTCAATGCGGCCTTTTATCGCATATTGCGCGAGCCGTTCGTCCTCTGGCATTCGGCGCTTGCCGTTTCGCTGGTACTCACCATCCTGATATCATCGGGTCTTTCCCCCATCCTCCTCGGCCTTCCGGTCATGACGCTCAGCTGGATGGCCACGATGACCTTCGGCCTCTCGGTTGCGGCAGGTGCGATGTTCACATACAGCTTTGTCGAGCCGGGTTGCCTCCACGCAAAGCTGCGACACTCCCTGCCCTATTGCGCCGGGGCTGCCATTTTCCTGAGTCTGTTTCACGCCGCCTTCCCGTTTGTCGCACGGCCGGTCCAGTCGACCATATATACCGCCGGGTTCGCCCCCATTCTCGCAATTTTCATCTGGTCGATGATCGACGCCCTCCGGCGCGGCAGCCGCGCAGCGAAATATCAGATGGTCGGTTGGGCGCCGATGGTCGCGGTCGGCCTGACAAGGCTCGTAACAGGTCTCCTGCCCTCGCTGGAAAGCGAGGACGCGATGTTGCTCTTCTATTGTGGCTGCGTGTTCGAAGTCATGTCGACTGCGATGGGCGTTGCCGATCGGTTCATGACCCTCAAGAAACAACGCGACCGCGCGCGCACGGAAGCCGAATTGCTCGAACGCCTCTCCGAACGCGATTCGTTGACTGGATTGTTGAATCGCCGGGCGCTTGAGGAGCGCTACGCCGAACATCGCGGCGAGGGCTTCGACACCTTGGCGGTCCTTGATCTGGATCATTTCAAGCAGATCAACGATACTCACGGGCATGCCGTTGGCGATGCGGTACTCAAGGCGGTCGCCACGGCACTTCAACCCACCGCCGATGTGCTCGCCTACCGCCTCGGAGGCGAGGAATTTGTCCTCCTGCTACGCAGTGACAATGGCTTCGATCTGGCGGAGCGCCGAAGACAGGCGATTCCCGCTATGGTAGCCAAGGCTGTGTCAGGCCTTTCAGGGCCGGTAACGGCCAGTATGGGCGTCAGCGCGTTGGCGAGTGCGACTTCGAGCGAACCCGGATTCCGGTCGCAATTCGAGCGCGCAGACAAAATGCTCTATCAAGCCAAGGCGGCGGGCCGCAATCGCGTCGAGTTCGAAGGCCTTGGGAAACGCAAGCCGTCGTCCGGACATCCAGAAAATCGTTCCGGCGAATGTACTACGCGACTTCAGGCGAAAGCAATGCGCAACCGGTGA
- a CDS encoding TonB-dependent receptor plug domain-containing protein — MHIAVYRASLSALAIAAASPAFAQANPDLATTDEAGDTIVVTASRSGEGVRVDQLGSSVTVLDAKTIENRQTRVLSDVLRDVPGVAVSRLGAIGGQTQLRIRGTEGNHVLTLIDGIEVSDPFNGEYDFGTLIASPAARIEVLRGQQSSLYGSDAIGGVVHYITLTGAEAPGISARAEGGSFETFSGDVRVAGVSGDLDYAVSGTYLHTGGSPTARFGTRDIGSDNVGVSGKLIWSPSESLKLTGVARYGYTDADSNNSEFDGTSPRYGFIVDSPGTYFTSQSFHGLLRAEFTALDGRWTNALTGQVTDTVRKSYSAFGRDGGSEGRRYKGSFESSLRFGTDTVVHRLTAAVDVEREEFRNTTPSPFVFQGKRDTDNVGFVGQYELLAGDAFALGASVRHDENDRFDDATTFRIQSSYKLPTGTRIRGAYGTGVKNPGYYELYGYSDGVFIGNPDLRPEKSKGWEAGIEQTIDDNQATIGVTYFDNKLKGEIYTTYPAPDFTATPANRTTTSKQRGVEVFASARPIPQIELDLAYTWLKARENGAVEVRRPKHVASFNATIFSKDERFSTTLTLRYNGRQTDVAFLDPIFFAPTTVSLKEYVLVNLNANYKLTDAISVFARVENLADEDYEEVFSYRTQGRAAYGGVRVSF, encoded by the coding sequence ATGCATATTGCTGTTTATCGTGCGAGCCTGTCGGCGCTCGCCATCGCCGCGGCATCGCCCGCATTCGCCCAGGCGAACCCCGACCTCGCGACCACCGACGAAGCCGGCGACACGATCGTCGTCACCGCGTCGCGTTCGGGCGAAGGCGTCCGCGTCGATCAGCTCGGCTCGTCGGTCACCGTGCTCGACGCCAAGACAATCGAAAACCGTCAGACGCGGGTGCTGTCGGACGTCCTGCGCGACGTGCCGGGCGTCGCCGTCAGCCGGCTTGGCGCGATCGGCGGGCAGACGCAGCTTCGCATCCGCGGCACTGAGGGCAATCATGTCCTGACGCTGATCGACGGCATCGAGGTGTCCGATCCGTTCAACGGCGAATATGATTTCGGCACCCTGATCGCCTCGCCCGCCGCGCGGATCGAGGTACTGCGCGGCCAGCAATCTTCGCTTTACGGGTCGGATGCGATCGGCGGCGTCGTTCACTATATCACGCTGACCGGCGCAGAAGCGCCCGGGATCAGCGCCCGCGCCGAAGGCGGCTCGTTCGAGACCTTCTCGGGCGATGTGCGCGTCGCGGGGGTCAGTGGCGATCTCGATTATGCCGTTTCGGGCACCTATCTCCACACCGGCGGTTCGCCGACCGCACGCTTCGGCACCCGCGACATCGGGTCGGACAATGTCGGCGTCAGCGGCAAGCTGATCTGGTCGCCGTCGGAGAGCCTCAAACTGACCGGCGTCGCGCGCTACGGCTATACCGATGCCGACAGCAACAACAGCGAGTTCGATGGCACCAGCCCGCGCTATGGCTTCATCGTCGACAGCCCCGGCACCTATTTCACCAGCCAGTCCTTCCACGGCCTGCTGCGCGCCGAGTTTACCGCGCTCGACGGCCGCTGGACCAACGCGCTGACCGGCCAGGTCACCGACACGGTGCGCAAAAGCTATTCGGCGTTCGGCCGCGACGGCGGCAGCGAAGGGCGCCGTTACAAGGGCTCGTTCGAATCGAGCCTGCGCTTCGGTACCGATACCGTCGTCCACCGGCTGACCGCGGCGGTCGACGTCGAACGCGAGGAATTCCGCAATACCACCCCCTCGCCCTTCGTCTTCCAGGGCAAGCGCGACACCGACAATGTGGGCTTCGTCGGACAGTATGAGCTGCTCGCGGGCGACGCCTTCGCGCTCGGCGCCTCGGTGCGTCACGACGAGAACGACCGGTTCGACGACGCAACGACCTTCCGCATCCAGTCGAGCTACAAGCTGCCCACCGGCACGCGGATCCGCGGCGCCTATGGCACCGGGGTAAAGAACCCGGGCTATTACGAGCTTTACGGTTATTCGGACGGCGTGTTCATCGGCAATCCCGACCTCCGGCCCGAAAAGTCGAAGGGCTGGGAAGCCGGCATCGAACAGACGATCGACGACAATCAGGCGACGATCGGCGTCACCTATTTCGACAACAAGCTGAAGGGCGAGATCTACACGACCTACCCCGCCCCCGATTTCACCGCGACCCCTGCGAACCGCACGACGACGTCGAAGCAGCGCGGCGTCGAAGTGTTCGCGTCGGCGCGCCCGATCCCGCAGATCGAACTCGACCTAGCCTACACCTGGCTGAAGGCGCGCGAGAACGGTGCGGTCGAGGTCCGCCGGCCGAAGCATGTCGCCAGCTTCAACGCGACGATCTTCAGCAAGGACGAGCGCTTTTCGACGACGCTGACGCTGCGCTATAACGGTCGCCAGACCGATGTCGCCTTCCTCGACCCGATCTTCTTCGCGCCGACCACCGTGTCGCTGAAGGAATATGTGCTGGTGAACCTCAACGCCAACTACAAGCTGACCGACGCCATCTCGGTCTTCGCCCGCGTCGAAAATCTCGCGGACGAGGATTATGAGGAAGTCTTCAGCTACCGCACGCAGGGCCGCGCGGCCTATGGCGGCGTGCGCGTCAGCTTCTGA
- a CDS encoding ABC transporter substrate-binding protein, protein MLAVLTGCQQRAPLPERRGVVSIDFCADQMVLGLLPRERVRAVSFEAESDAGFAAPRARGLSRLRPQIEDIAALRPAIVVRSFRGDARLDRQLRAMGIRVVQLGYAGTLGDVAGDMRRVAAELDAETKAAALLAGYDAELAAARGTAAPTQSALYVTPGDVTTGPGSFVADVIAAAGLKSYREQPGWGTLPLEEMVRRPPDVVFRAFYDSARYRQDRWSSSLHPVVAQASRRAEEVEVPGSWLACGNWLAGHAVARLAKARKEG, encoded by the coding sequence ATGCTGGCGGTCCTGACGGGCTGCCAGCAGCGCGCGCCGCTGCCCGAACGCCGCGGCGTCGTCAGCATCGATTTCTGCGCCGACCAGATGGTGCTGGGATTGCTGCCGCGCGAGCGGGTGCGCGCCGTGTCGTTCGAGGCGGAAAGCGACGCCGGCTTCGCGGCGCCTCGCGCTCGCGGTCTCTCGCGGCTGCGCCCGCAAATCGAGGATATCGCCGCACTTCGCCCCGCAATCGTCGTTCGTTCCTTCCGCGGCGACGCCCGGCTCGACCGGCAGCTACGCGCGATGGGAATCCGCGTCGTCCAGCTCGGCTATGCCGGAACGCTCGGCGACGTCGCAGGCGACATGCGGCGCGTCGCCGCCGAACTGGATGCGGAAACAAAGGCGGCGGCGTTGCTTGCCGGCTATGATGCAGAACTGGCGGCGGCGCGCGGCACGGCGGCACCGACACAGAGCGCGCTCTATGTGACGCCCGGCGATGTCACCACCGGCCCGGGTTCGTTCGTCGCGGATGTCATCGCCGCTGCGGGACTGAAGTCCTATCGCGAACAGCCGGGGTGGGGCACGCTGCCGCTCGAGGAGATGGTTCGCCGTCCGCCCGATGTGGTCTTCCGCGCCTTCTACGACAGCGCCCGTTACCGGCAGGATCGCTGGTCATCGTCCCTCCATCCCGTCGTCGCCCAAGCGTCGCGTCGGGCAGAAGAGGTCGAAGTGCCGGGAAGCTGGCTCGCCTGCGGCAATTGGCTTGCGGGTCATGCCGTCGCAAGGCTTGCGAAGGCGCGAAAGGAAGGCTGA
- a CDS encoding FecCD family ABC transporter permease encodes MRRTNILLAALLVFIAMAALMTGPDGVTPHLLFDWATGSDPAAATIVADIRLPRVLSAAIVGAALAVCGAALQALTRNPLAEPGILGVSSGATLGATLTLYFGLSALWSWALPVGAIVGAGLVTALLASAAVRTRGMATLILIGVGLSSLTGALMALILNFAPNPFSLSDLVTWTLGSVANRSLSDLGLTVPFMAAGMALLLTQRRQLSLLSIGEEAAIAHGLDYRRTQLIVVIATGLATGASVALAGSVGFVGIVAPHLVRPWAGHDPGRTLVPAALAGAIMLIAADMLVRLLPTDTELRLGVVAALAGAPIFLLIVLRRGNVRHD; translated from the coding sequence ATGCGGCGCACCAACATCCTGCTCGCGGCGCTGCTCGTATTCATCGCCATGGCGGCGCTGATGACCGGCCCCGATGGCGTTACGCCGCACCTGCTGTTCGACTGGGCGACGGGAAGCGACCCGGCAGCAGCGACCATCGTCGCCGACATCCGCCTGCCGCGCGTGCTGAGCGCGGCGATCGTCGGAGCGGCGCTGGCGGTTTGCGGCGCCGCGCTGCAAGCACTGACGCGCAATCCGCTCGCCGAACCCGGCATCCTCGGCGTATCATCGGGCGCGACGCTCGGCGCGACGCTGACGCTCTATTTCGGCCTGTCGGCACTCTGGTCGTGGGCGCTGCCGGTTGGCGCGATCGTCGGCGCCGGGCTGGTCACCGCGCTGCTCGCTTCGGCGGCGGTGCGAACGCGCGGCATGGCGACACTGATCCTGATCGGCGTCGGCCTGTCGAGCCTGACCGGGGCACTGATGGCGCTGATCCTCAATTTCGCACCCAACCCTTTTTCGCTGTCCGACCTCGTCACCTGGACGCTCGGGTCGGTCGCCAACCGCTCGCTGTCCGATCTCGGGCTGACGGTGCCGTTCATGGCGGCCGGGATGGCGCTGCTGCTGACCCAGCGCCGGCAGCTTTCGCTGCTTTCGATCGGCGAGGAGGCCGCGATCGCGCACGGTCTCGACTATCGCCGCACGCAGCTCATCGTCGTCATCGCCACCGGCCTCGCGACGGGAGCGTCGGTCGCGCTTGCCGGATCGGTCGGCTTCGTCGGGATCGTCGCCCCACATCTCGTGCGGCCATGGGCCGGACACGATCCCGGCCGGACGCTGGTACCGGCGGCGCTGGCCGGCGCAATCATGCTGATCGCCGCCGACATGCTCGTCCGGCTGCTCCCGACCGACACCGAATTGCGGCTCGGCGTGGTTGCCGCGCTGGCCGGCGCGCCGATCTTCCTGCTCATCGTGCTGCGACGGGGAAATGTGCGCCATGACTGA
- a CDS encoding ABC transporter ATP-binding protein translates to MTDLAARNVAIAGRLGSTDFTLSPGELVAIVGPNGSGKSSLLRILAGLLRPDSGTVSLDNLALDSLDLLTRARALAYLPQRAEVAWPILVADMVALGRYAFGAEDMKRNIAPGHWLEEVGCEALASRSTATLSGGELALVALARTFAAETPLLLLDEPTAALDPKRQIDTMARLAKRRRDGRGIAVVLHDLNLAAQFADRIVWMMGGRIEAETPPEPAALTANAAAIFGAEVHVEVDDDERVRSVAICGGSQNN, encoded by the coding sequence ATGACTGATCTTGCCGCACGCAACGTCGCGATCGCCGGGCGGCTCGGCAGCACCGACTTCACCCTGTCGCCAGGGGAACTGGTCGCCATCGTTGGCCCCAATGGTTCGGGAAAGAGCAGCCTGCTTCGCATTCTCGCGGGCCTGCTGCGCCCGGACAGCGGGACGGTTTCGCTCGACAATCTGGCCCTCGACAGCCTCGATCTGCTCACACGCGCACGCGCGCTTGCCTATCTGCCCCAGCGCGCCGAGGTGGCGTGGCCGATCCTCGTCGCCGACATGGTCGCACTCGGCCGTTATGCCTTCGGCGCGGAAGACATGAAGCGAAATATTGCGCCGGGGCACTGGCTGGAGGAGGTCGGCTGCGAAGCCTTGGCAAGCCGCTCGACCGCGACGCTTTCGGGGGGCGAACTGGCGCTGGTCGCGCTCGCCCGTACATTCGCTGCCGAAACGCCGCTGTTGCTGCTGGACGAGCCGACCGCCGCACTCGACCCAAAACGCCAGATCGACACGATGGCGCGGCTTGCGAAGCGGAGGCGCGACGGCCGCGGAATCGCCGTTGTGCTCCACGATCTCAACCTCGCCGCGCAGTTTGCCGATCGGATCGTCTGGATGATGGGCGGGCGCATCGAGGCCGAAACGCCCCCCGAGCCCGCGGCGCTGACGGCCAATGCGGCAGCTATATTCGGCGCCGAAGTGCACGTCGAAGTCGACGACGACGAACGCGTCCGCTCCGTCGCGATCTGCGGCGGTTCCCAGAACAACTGA
- a CDS encoding polysaccharide biosynthesis protein produces the protein MISAKDDRWRDWRAKMLAFVVDRPRIQRQMAAVAIDGSLCIAAVWIAFSLRLGVWELFSQPILTFAAIALLFWYPIAWKTGVYRSLIRFSGARTITDLAIACAALAVPLFIVCVVFRLPSVPRTLSMLHPIIFLLLLGASRIAIRFMLLDLFKVVSVNARRVLVYGAGRAGQQLALSLRHESQVHLVGFVDDDLRLDGQRLDGVPVFGANRLKELLEDTDIDEVLLAIPSASRTRRREIIDTLKNEEVYVRSLPNLTGVIEGSVTVNDLREIQIEELLGRETVAANQLLMSRTTAGKIVLVSGAGGSIGSELCRQILRCRPARLVLLEQSEYALYAIEQELIELMRELAIDVPLVLELASASERSSMFRIYNYHKPETVFHAAAYKHVPLVEANPISGLRNNIMGTLHSVAAAEAVGVANFILISTDKAVRPTNIMGASKRVCELILQARADRPDVKTVFSMVRFGNVLGSSGSVVPRFKAQIEAGGPVTLTHREITRYFMTIPEAAQLVVQASAMAKGGEVFVLDMGEPIQIIELAHAMVHLSGLSVRDSDHPDGDIEIVETGLRPGEKLYEELLLGNNPEATKHPRIHRAHEVFWPWEELERELQLLDTMIRQSGEAVSAVSIVRKLVPEYIPDPSWAKRLMSNPG, from the coding sequence ATGATTTCGGCAAAAGATGATCGGTGGCGCGACTGGCGCGCGAAGATGCTGGCCTTCGTGGTCGACCGGCCGCGTATCCAGCGCCAGATGGCCGCCGTCGCCATCGACGGATCGCTTTGCATCGCGGCCGTATGGATCGCCTTTTCGCTCCGTCTCGGCGTCTGGGAGCTGTTTTCCCAACCGATCCTGACCTTCGCCGCGATCGCATTGCTATTCTGGTATCCCATTGCCTGGAAAACAGGCGTCTACCGCTCGCTGATCCGTTTTTCCGGCGCGCGAACGATCACCGACCTGGCAATCGCCTGCGCGGCGCTGGCGGTGCCGCTGTTCATCGTCTGCGTCGTCTTCCGCCTTCCTTCCGTGCCGCGCACGCTCTCGATGCTGCACCCCATCATTTTCCTGCTCCTGCTGGGTGCCAGCCGCATCGCCATACGTTTCATGCTTCTTGACCTTTTCAAGGTCGTGTCGGTCAATGCCCGCCGCGTGCTCGTTTACGGAGCGGGCCGGGCTGGACAGCAATTGGCGCTTTCGCTTCGCCATGAATCGCAGGTCCATCTCGTCGGCTTCGTCGACGACGACCTGCGGCTCGACGGCCAGCGCCTCGACGGCGTGCCGGTATTTGGCGCCAACCGTCTGAAAGAACTGCTCGAAGATACCGATATCGACGAGGTGCTGCTCGCCATCCCCAGCGCGTCGCGCACACGCCGCCGCGAGATCATCGACACGCTGAAGAATGAGGAGGTCTATGTCCGCTCGCTTCCCAATCTGACCGGCGTCATCGAGGGGTCGGTGACGGTCAATGATTTGCGCGAAATCCAGATCGAGGAGCTTCTCGGCCGTGAGACAGTCGCGGCGAACCAGTTGCTGATGAGCCGCACGACCGCCGGAAAGATCGTTCTCGTGTCGGGTGCCGGCGGCTCGATCGGCAGCGAGCTATGCCGCCAGATCCTGCGGTGCCGCCCGGCCCGCCTCGTCCTGCTCGAGCAATCCGAATATGCACTTTATGCGATCGAGCAGGAGTTGATCGAACTGATGCGCGAACTGGCGATAGACGTGCCGCTCGTGCTCGAACTCGCGAGCGCCTCGGAACGCTCGTCGATGTTCCGTATCTACAACTATCATAAGCCCGAAACCGTGTTTCACGCCGCCGCCTACAAGCATGTCCCGCTGGTCGAGGCGAACCCGATCTCCGGGCTGCGCAACAATATCATGGGGACGTTGCACAGCGTGGCTGCCGCCGAGGCGGTCGGTGTCGCCAACTTCATCCTGATCAGCACCGACAAGGCGGTGCGGCCGACCAACATCATGGGCGCGTCGAAGCGCGTCTGCGAACTGATCCTGCAGGCGCGGGCCGACCGGCCCGACGTCAAGACTGTGTTCAGCATGGTCCGCTTCGGCAATGTGCTGGGATCGAGCGGTTCGGTCGTCCCGCGCTTCAAGGCCCAGATCGAGGCTGGCGGCCCCGTCACGCTGACGCACAGGGAAATCACGCGCTATTTCATGACCATCCCCGAAGCCGCGCAACTTGTCGTGCAGGCAAGCGCGATGGCCAAGGGCGGCGAGGTGTTCGTGCTCGACATGGGCGAGCCGATCCAGATCATCGAGCTTGCCCACGCCATGGTCCATCTTTCGGGCCTGAGTGTCCGCGATTCCGACCATCCCGATGGCGATATCGAAATCGTCGAGACAGGGCTGCGGCCCGGGGAAAAATTATACGAGGAATTGCTCCTAGGGAATAATCCAGAAGCGACAAAACATCCGCGGATTCATCGCGCGCATGAGGTGTTTTGGCCGTGGGAAGAGCTGGAACGCGAACTGCAATTACTCGATACGATGATCCGCCAGAGCGGTGAAGCGGTCAGCGCAGTATCGATCGTCAGAAAGCTAGTGCCGGAATATATACCCGATCCGTCTTGGGCGAAGCGTCTGATGTCGAACCCGGGGTGA
- a CDS encoding NAD-dependent epimerase/dehydratase family protein translates to MTRIYVTGTAGFIGFHLARLLLAEGFEVHGYDGMTDYYDVRLKQTRHRQLMESGRFAATEAMLEDREVLDASIDASRPDVIVHLAAQAGVRYSLENPRAYLDSNVIGTFNVMEAARRNGVQHLLMASTSSVYGANEDMPFIETEKADTQLTIYAATKKANESMAHAYAHLWNLPTTMFRFFTVYGSWGRPDLALYKFVDAMLDGRPIDIYNHGDMYRDFTYVDDLVRGIRLLIDAAPVRPSSRDDIEPGDSLSPVAPFRIVNIGNSDKVRLLDFVDAIEKELGIKAKRNYMPMQTGDVPATWANASLLERLTGYRPATDFRDGIKEFVRWYREYSGK, encoded by the coding sequence ATGACCAGAATATACGTGACCGGAACCGCGGGGTTCATCGGCTTTCACTTGGCCCGTCTACTGTTGGCCGAAGGGTTCGAGGTCCATGGCTATGACGGCATGACCGATTATTATGATGTGCGGCTCAAACAGACGCGCCATCGCCAATTGATGGAGTCAGGACGATTCGCCGCGACCGAAGCAATGCTGGAAGACCGGGAGGTGCTCGATGCAAGCATCGACGCCTCTCGGCCCGATGTCATCGTCCATCTCGCGGCGCAAGCCGGCGTAAGATACAGCCTCGAAAATCCGCGAGCCTATCTCGACAGTAATGTCATCGGCACCTTCAACGTGATGGAGGCGGCGCGCCGCAACGGTGTGCAGCATCTGCTGATGGCTTCCACTTCGTCGGTTTATGGCGCGAATGAAGACATGCCATTCATCGAGACGGAAAAGGCCGATACCCAGCTGACGATCTATGCGGCCACGAAAAAGGCCAATGAATCGATGGCGCATGCCTATGCCCATCTGTGGAATCTGCCGACAACAATGTTCCGCTTCTTTACCGTCTATGGCTCATGGGGTCGCCCCGATCTCGCGCTCTACAAATTTGTCGACGCGATGCTCGATGGCCGTCCGATCGACATCTATAACCATGGCGACATGTATCGCGACTTCACCTATGTCGACGATCTGGTGCGCGGCATTCGGCTGCTGATCGACGCAGCGCCGGTACGCCCGTCATCGCGTGATGATATCGAACCAGGCGATTCGCTCAGTCCAGTCGCACCCTTTCGAATCGTCAACATCGGCAACAGTGACAAGGTTCGCTTGCTCGATTTCGTCGATGCGATCGAAAAGGAACTGGGGATCAAAGCGAAGCGAAACTACATGCCGATGCAGACCGGAGATGTTCCTGCTACCTGGGCGAACGCATCGCTGCTCGAACGGTTGACGGGTTATCGCCCGGCAACTGATTTTCGCGACGGCATCAAGGAGTTCGTTCGCTGGTACAGGGAGTATTCGGGAAAATGA
- the tviB gene encoding Vi polysaccharide biosynthesis UDP-N-acetylglucosamine C-6 dehydrogenase TviB — MTSSQTAEVPTLEELKVAVIGLGYVGLPLAVEFGRIRPVVGFDIDRGRIDALSKGIDATLETNAEELVAAKQLRFSSDPADLGACNLFIVTVPTPIDAHRRPDLTPLLRASETLGRILKRGDIVIYESTVYPGATEEDCVPVLERLSGLTYNVDFFCGYSPERINPGDKEHRLPSIRKVTSGSNPEVADLVDALYSSIITAGTHKAPSIRVAEASKVIENTQRDLNIALINELAIIFNRMGIDTQAVLEAAGTKWNFLPFRPGLVGGHCIGVDPYYLTHKAQSIGYHPEIILAGRRLNDGMGAYVAEQLVKTMLKRRVQVNGARVLVMGLTFKENCPDLRNTRVVDVVEELRTYGVDVDVHDPWADPTEASHEYGLTLTDKPQPNSYDAILVAVAHQKFRDLGPDAIRKWGRRDHVLYDIKYAFEAERVDLRL; from the coding sequence ATGACGTCGTCGCAAACGGCAGAAGTGCCGACGCTGGAAGAATTGAAGGTCGCGGTCATCGGCCTCGGTTATGTCGGCCTTCCCCTCGCGGTCGAATTCGGCCGGATCCGACCCGTTGTCGGTTTCGATATCGACCGCGGGCGTATCGACGCGCTGAGCAAGGGCATCGACGCGACGCTCGAAACCAATGCAGAGGAGCTGGTGGCGGCAAAACAACTCCGCTTCTCGAGCGACCCGGCTGATCTTGGCGCGTGCAACCTCTTCATCGTCACGGTGCCGACCCCCATCGACGCGCATCGACGTCCCGACCTGACGCCGCTACTGAGGGCGTCTGAAACGCTGGGACGGATATTGAAGCGCGGCGACATCGTCATCTATGAATCGACCGTCTATCCCGGCGCGACCGAAGAGGATTGCGTCCCGGTCCTCGAACGCCTCTCGGGCCTGACCTACAACGTCGATTTCTTTTGCGGATACAGTCCCGAACGGATCAATCCCGGCGACAAGGAACATCGACTGCCCTCGATCCGCAAGGTGACCTCGGGCTCGAATCCGGAGGTCGCCGACCTTGTCGATGCACTTTATTCATCGATCATCACGGCCGGCACCCACAAGGCGCCGTCAATCCGGGTCGCGGAAGCATCGAAAGTCATCGAAAACACCCAACGCGACCTCAACATCGCCTTGATCAACGAACTCGCGATCATCTTCAACCGGATGGGAATCGACACGCAAGCGGTGCTCGAGGCCGCAGGGACGAAATGGAATTTCCTGCCTTTCCGCCCCGGCCTGGTCGGCGGACATTGCATCGGCGTCGACCCCTATTATTTGACCCACAAGGCGCAGTCGATCGGCTATCATCCGGAGATCATTCTGGCCGGCCGTCGCCTGAACGACGGCATGGGCGCCTATGTCGCCGAACAGCTGGTCAAGACGATGCTGAAAAGGCGGGTGCAGGTGAACGGCGCGCGCGTTCTGGTCATGGGATTGACCTTCAAGGAAAACTGTCCCGATCTTCGCAACACGCGTGTCGTCGATGTGGTCGAGGAACTGCGAACCTATGGGGTCGATGTCGATGTTCACGATCCGTGGGCGGACCCCACGGAAGCGTCGCACGAATATGGGCTGACGCTTACCGACAAACCGCAGCCGAATAGCTATGATGCGATCCTGGTCGCGGTCGCCCACCAGAAATTCCGCGATCTCGGCCCGGACGCCATTCGCAAATGGGGGCGCCGCGACCATGTCCTTTATGACATAAAATATGCCTTCGAGGCCGAGAGGGTCGATCTGCGACTGTAA